In Pseudomonas saponiphila, the genomic stretch TGGAGGCGGCTTACCCGCAAGCCGCGCAGCAGGACATGGCGGTGCTGACCCCGCTGATGTACCTGATCATTCTCCTGGCCAGCGTGCTGATGCTGCGCAGCCTCGGTGCGCTGCTGGTGGTGTTGATCGCCATCAGCCTGGCCACCGCCGCGACCCTGGGCGCCAGCGGCTGGCTGGGGTTCGAGGCGACCGCGCTGACCGGGCTGCTGCCGACCATCGTGCTGGCCACCTCGGTGGCGGAGATCATGCACGTGCTGTCGGCGGCGCGGCAGATGAGCGGCCAGTACGGCGAGCGCCGGGTGGACCTGGCCTGTGCGGCGATCAAGGACACCATCAAGCCCATCGCCATCGGCACCGCGACCAATGCCGTGGGCTTCTACAGCCTGGTGTTCGCCGCGTCGCCGCCCTACAAGGAGTTCGGCGTGCTGGCCGCGATCGGCGCGGTGATGGCGCTGCTGGTGACTCTCTCGGTGGCCGCGGTGCTGATTCCGCTGCTGCGCCTCAAGCCGCTGGAAGGCGCGGCCAGCCGCCGCTACTCGGCGTACATGGAGCCGTTGCTGCGCTACCCGAAACTCTGCCTGCTGGGCTTCGTGGTGCTGTTCGTGCTGGCGATCGAGCCGGCGCGCCACAACCTGATCAATGACCGGATCGTCGAGAACTTCGACACCAGCATCCCGGTGCGCAATGCCACCGAGTTCGCCATGGACAACCTGTCCGGCATCTATCGCCTGGAGTACGTCGCCACCTCCAGCAAGGGCGATATCTCCGATCCGGCCTTTCTGCAGGAGCTGGATCGCTTCGCCCAATGGCTCAGGACCCAGCCGGAGGTCGATTCGGTGACCACCCTCGGCGATGCCCTGAAGAAGCTCAACCAGACCATGAACGGCGGTCGGCCCGAGGACTACCGCTTGCCGGTGGACCCGGCGCTGGCGGCGCAGATGCTGCTGGTCTACGAGATGTCGCTGCCCTTCGGCCTGGACCTGGGCAGCCAGATCAACATCGACAAGTCGGCCACGCGCCTGGTGGTGACCCTGACCCGGCTCGACACCCAGCAGATCCGCGACATCAAGCAGCGCGCCGATGACTGGTGGCAGGCCAATGCCCGGCGCAGCGCGCTGATCCCGGGCCTGGGCACGGGGGAGGCGGTGGTGTTCGCCAACCTGACCCACATCAGCATCGAGTACATGGTCAACGGCCTGCTGTTCGAGTTGCTGACCATCACCCTGATGGTGGCGTTCTTCCTGCGCAACGCCGGGCTGGGGCTGATCAGCGTGCTGCCCAACATCTTTCCGTTCTTCATCATGTTCGGCCTCTGGGGCCTGTGGCGCGGCGAGATCAACACCGCGGCGATCAACGTCTGCGTGGTGGTCTACGGCCTGATCGTCGAGGCCACGATCCACATCATGAGCCACTACAAGGGGCTGCGCCTGGAGCAGGGGCATTCGCCCCGGGAAGCCCTGCGCCTGACCTACCAGCATGTGCTGCCCTCGGTGTTCGCCAACTCGGTGATCCTCGCCTCGGGCTTCATGGTGATGACCCTCTCGCCGTTTTCCATGAACGCCGACTTCGGCCTGCTGGCGGTGATCGCGATCTTCCTCGGACTGATCTTCGACGCCCTGTGCCTGCCCCTGGTGCTGCTGACCTTCGACCGCTTCCTGTGGGGCCGTGCCGCCACTCGGCTGGCGCCCCGCGAAGCCTGACCCGACCCTCATTCAGACAAGGACTCGACCATGAACCACAAAGCCGCATTCAGCGCCTGCCTGTCACTGTGCGCCCTGTTGCACCAGGCACCGACCCTGGCCAGCCCTGAACAGGAACTGGGGCAGCAATACGCCCATCGCTGGCGCGACAGCGACCTGGGCTACCAGGACACCAGCGCGCGGATCCGCCTGACCCTGGTGGAGAAGGAGGGCGCCCGTACCGATCGCTTCATGCGCATGAACAGTTTCGAAACCGCCAGCACGGCGGTGGGGGACAAGGTGCTGCTGACCTTCGAGGCCCCGGAGAACATCAAGAATTCCCGGGTGCTGATCCACTCCAAGATCAAGGAGGGCGATCAGGTCTGGCTGTACCTGCCGGCCCTCAAGCGGGTCAAGCGGGTGGCGGCGGCCGACCGTTCCGGCTCGTTCTCCGGCAGCGAGTTCTCCTATGAGGACATCGGCTCGATGGAGGTCGGCAACTACGACTACCAGTGGCTGCGCGACGAGCCCTGCGGCGATGCCCAGTGCGCGGTGGTCAAGCAGGTGCCGCTGTACCCGTACTCGGGCTATTCGTCGATCTGGGTCTGGTACAACAAGGCCGACTACCGGCAGATGAAGACCGAGTACTACGACCGCAAGGGCAGCAAGTTCAAGACCCTGACCCTGGATGGCTACCAGCTGTTCCTGGGACGCTACTGGCGCGCCCTGAACATGACCATGGTCAACCACATCACCGGACGCCAGACCCTGCTGGTCAGCTCCGACGTGCAGTTTCGCACCGGCATCGGCGAGGACGCCTTCGAACCGGCCCGGCTCGGAAACCTGACGCAATGATCACCCGCCGTCCCGGGCTTGCGGCCCTGGCGCTGGGGCTGTGGGGCGCTGTCGGGCAGGCCCAGGCGCAAGCTCGGTCGCCGGCCCAGCCCGAGCCCCAGGCGGCGGAGCAGGAACTGTCGGCGAAGATCGCCCTCAAGCGCTATTTCTTCACCTCGTCGCCCGCCGACGGGGTCGACGACGATCTGCCCGGCACCGCGCAACTGGGCCTGGATTATCAGTACCTGCAGAGCTGGGACAGCCTGCGCCTGCGGCTGGTGGTCAACCCGCGCTACCTCGAAAGCGCCAAGAGGGATCCGCGCCCGGACTTCTACTGGGATGAACTGTTCGTGCTGCTGGAGCAGGACAGCCGCGAGCTCAAGGTGGGCCGGATCAAGGAACACTGGGGCGTCATGGAAACCCGCCAGTTGGTGGATGTGATCAACACCTATGACAACCTCGACGGCCTGCAACCGGAGGAGAAACTCTCGCAGAAGGCCCTCAAGCTGGGCAGCAGCCTGGGCCCCGGGCACCTGAGCCTGTACCTGCTGGACGGTTTCGAGCCGGTGCAGTTCTACCGCGAGCCGGCGCGCTTTGCCGCTTACCGGGTGCAGTCGCAGGCCGAGTACCTCCACGGCGCCGATCGGGATGGGCTGGATGTGGCGGCGCGCTATTTCGTTTCGGTGTCCGATCTGGACATCGGCCTGAGCTACTTCAAGGGCACCAACCGGGCGCCGGCGTTCCGCAGCGCAGGCGACAGCCTGGTGGCCCAGTACACCGAGGTCACGCAGTGGGGGCTGGACGCGATCTGGGTCCGCGAACAGTGGCTGTACAAGCTCGAAGCCCTGGACCAGCGGGTTTCGGACAGCGCCTACAACTCGCGCAAGCTGTCCGTCGGCCTGGAATACGCCATCACCCGGGCCTGGCGTGACGCCGACCTGAGCCTGATCGGCGAGTACCACCGCGACCAGGATCAGCGCCTGGCCCCGGTGAGCATCTTCGACCGCAAGTTCCTGCTCGGCGCGCGCCTGGAACTCAACGATGCGCACCTGTCCTCGCTGTTCCTGGGCTACACCGCGCAGGCCTCGGATTTGGGCAACAACATGCTCAGCGCGTCCCTCGACCTGGGGCTCAGCGATGCCCTGCGGGCCGGAGTCTCCGCAGTGCTGGTCAGCAGCTCCCGCAGCGATGCGGTGTGGGATGCGCTGGCCAGCGACTCCCACCTGGCCCTGGAACTGTCCTATTCATTCTGATCGCGCCGGTCACCACCGGGGCGATCCCATGCTCTCGCTATAAGGGGTAACGCCATGGAAACGCTGCTACAGATCATCGGCTTCGGGCCCGCCGCCCTGGGCCTGTTCATTGCCGCGGACCGCAATGGACGCTTGCAGGCATTGCTCGACGGCGGGGTGCAGGTGCATGAGCGCAGTGCATCCTTCAGCCAGTGGCAGTGCCTGGCCTACGCCATCGAGGCCAATTCGCCGATCGCCGACTTTCTGCGCGGCATCCGCAGCGATGGGGTGTTCGCCCAGTGCCTGCGCCAGCCCCAGGTGCAGCGCTGGCTGCAGAACCCGGAGCAGGTGGTGTCGCTGCTCGAAGTCTCGGCGTTCCTGCGCCAACTGGCCCAGGTGATCCTCGATCTGTGCCGGGACCAGCCCAAGGCGGCGATTCATTTTGCCCACCCGGTGGCCAGTGTCCGCAGCAGCGCCAGTGGCTTCAGCGTCCAGGGCGACTGGGGCAGCAGCCACAGCCGTTACCTGGTGCTGGCCTGTGGCGCCCGGGTGCGCGAGCTGCTGCCGCAAGAGGGCGCGGCGCCGGCGAGCCTGTGTTCCGACCGGGTGTTGCGCGGGCAGGCCGACCCGTTGCTGCTGCAGGCCCTGGAGCAGGGCCGGCCACTGCTGGTGCTGGGGGGCAGCCATAGCGCGTTCTCCGTGGTCGGCTACCTGCTGCAACGTTTTGCCGGACGCCTGCCAGCGGCGGCGATCCAGGTGCTGTGCCGCCAGCGTCCGGCACTGTGGGCGGCCTCGGCCAAGGTTGCGCCAGCCTTGCAGGCCCAGGACCTGATCGACGCGGAAAGCGGCGAGGTCAACCGTTTCTGTGGCCTGCGCGGCGCCGCCCGCGACACCCTGTTGCAGATTGAGGCGGGGACCTGGGCCTGCGTCGAGTTGCAGATCGGCAACGCCGATCCGCGACCCTGGCTCAGCCGCGGTGCGCTGCTGATCAATGCCACCGGCTACCGCCCGAGAGTGCCCGGGCTGCTGAATGCGACGGGCGTCAGCCTGACCCTCGATGAGCGTGACGGCAATCTGTGCAAACACCCGCAAACCCACGAACTGATGGTCGGCGGTCAGGCGCTGCCCGGGCTGTTCGGCACCGGGCTGGGCTATGCCGATCGCCGTGGCGACACCCTGGAAGTCGGGGTCAATTTCTTTCACGGCCGTTGTGCCGGAAACATTCTGCATGCCGTGCTCTGACGGCATTTCACTTCAAGCAACGCCACAGGAGGCTGCATGCATACAGTGACTGCAACGGGTTCGGAACTTCAGGCGACGCTGGCGACACTGCCCGGCGCGAGCGGCGCGCAAGCGGCGGCGCTGGACGATCTGCTGGCCAAGCTCGGGCGCCCGCAACGCATCTACCAACTGCTCTCGTCGCGCCTGACGGTGCGCCAGGTGCTCTGGTGCCTGGCGCAACTGCTGGCCGATGGGCGCGTGGGCCAGGTGCCGGGCACGGACGCGCCGCGTTTCGTCTGGCAAGGCGTGCCGGACACGCCGGCGCCCGGGCATGGGCTGCACCTGGTCAGCGATGACTGCCTGCAACTGAACCCGCATTTTCGCGAGATCCTCGCCGACCTCGTCAGCGACAAGCAGAACCGCTACAGCCAATCCATCGAGACATACGAAACCCTGGTGCGGCGCTACAAGATCATGCAGAGCCTGGGCGACCTGAACCATGAGGCGCTGTTGCTGCTGGGGGACGACGCGTTGTTCTCGCTGTTTCTCGCGGTCCACGGCTACCGCCGGCAGATCGTCGTGGCGGACATCGATCCGCAACTGCTGGCGACCATCGCCCGGGTCGCGGCGCAACAGGGCTTCGACAATATCGAGGTGGTCCACTACGACGTCTTTGAGCCGTTGCCGCCCAGCCTGCGTGGCCGCTTCGACTGCTTCGCGGTCAATGGCTTCAAGGACCTGGGGGGCCTGCTGATGTTCGTCGGCCGCGCCCTGCAAGCACTCAAGGCACCGGCGGCGATGGCCAGCGGTTACCTGAATTTCGGCAGCCACGAGGTGCCTTCGGCGGCCCGGGTCCAGGAGGAGGCGGAGCTGTATCAGACGCTGTTGCGCTTTGGCATGTACCTGGACTACTGCGTGCCCTGTCCGGAAACCCATGTCGGTCCGGACTTCGAAGAGGCCTTCAGTGCCAGCGCCCGGCGCCTGGCCCAAGTGCCACCGGCCATGCGCCTGGCGGCTTGCGAGGTCGAGCTGCAGGGGCTGTACCGGGCGTTCGAGCAACTGTCCTGGGTGCAGATGGCCAACTTCCCCGATATCCAGCTCTCGCCGCTGAAAATGGGCCGTTGCCGGGTGGTGGAGCGCAACGACCGGGAGATCTCGCGCTTCCTGCGCCTGGGGCAGCTGTATGCCGGCGGTGCCGTCAATGCCCGCTGAGGCGCCGCGCGGCCGGGTGGTGGTGCTGTCACCGCACCCGGACGACGCCGTCTGGTCGCTGGGCAGTGGCCTGGTGCCCTGGGCCGGGGGACGGCAGATCGTGCTGCTGAGCCTGTTCGCCGGCGACGCCGGTCCGGCCATCGCCCGGGCCCATGCCAGCGAACAGCGCTGGCGCTGTTTTGCCAGCCCCGGGCAGCGGCGCCAGGAGGATCAGCGCGCCGCGGCGCTCCTTGGTTGCGCCTGTTCCAGCCTGGGGGCGCAGGACGCGGCCTTGCGCCTGGATGGCCATGGCGAGTTCCTGCATGCCAGCCCGCAGTCGCTGTTTCTCACGCCCGACCCGGCGGCCTGGCCGGAGCCCGACCCGGGGCTGCTGCAGCGCTTGCGCGGCTGTCTGCGGCCGCAGGATGTGCTGTGCGCGCCCCTGGCCATCGGCGCCCATGTCGATCATTGCCTGACCCATCGTCTGGCCCGCGCCCTGGACCACCGGCTGTTCTTCTACAGCGATTTTCCCTACGTCGAACAGTGCTCCCCACAGCGTGAACTGGAGCACATGCAGGCCCTGGGCCTACGCCTGCGGCCCCGGGACATTGCCTGCTCCTGGTCACGCTGGCGCGAGGCCGCGTTGTGCTACCGCTCCCAGGTGCTGATGCTGTTTGGCAGCCAGGGGCGCTTTCTCGACGCGCTCAAGCGTCACTCCCGGGCGCAGGGGGAGAGGGCGTTCTGCCGGATCTGGTCGACACGGGCGATGTAGCGCTGCAGCGAGCCGGTGGGCGACAGCAACTGGTCCAGGGCCAGGGCCTCGGCGATGGGCGCCTGGGCCTGGAACAGCTCCAGGTTGTGCCGGTGATCCTGCCAGCGCTGCGGGTTGTGATGGGACATGTGATAGCCGCAGGCGGCGGGGGCCAGGCTGAGCCGGACCCCGGCCCGCCACAGGCGGTAGCCCAGGTCCAGGTCTTCCATGCCCCAGCGTCGGCCATAGGAGGCATCGAAACCGCCAACCTGCTGCCAGGCGCTGCGGGACACCGAGATATTGGCTCCGGCACTGCCCAGCCACGGCCACTGGCTGGCCCGAGGATGTTCCGCGGCCTGCTCCAGGGGATTGGCGACCAGGCGCGCGCCGTCGGCGCTCCAGCGCCCGGCCAGCAGATCCTCCGGCAGGATCGGCGGGCAGCCGGGGCAGCCCAGGGCCGGATCGCTCAGGGTGCTCAGGGCGATCAGCTCCCGCAGCCGGCCATGGACCAGGCCGGCCTGGGCGCGCTGGGCCTGTAGATGAGCCTCGAAGAAGCCGTCCCGGACCAGGATGTCGTCGTCGAGAAACAGCAGCACCTCGCCCTGGGCCAGGCTTGCCCCGAGGTTGCGCGCCGCCGCGCGCCCCAGGCCCGGCGAGTGGAGTATGCGCACATCGCTCAAGGCGGCGAGCTGGGCCATGACCGCCGGTTGCGCGGCGTCGGCGACGATCAGGGTTTCGAATTGGCAACGCTGCTGCTGGCGGCGCAGGCTGGCCAGGGTCAAGCGCAGGCGCTCGGCCTTGGCGTGCACCGGGATGATCACCGAAAGCTGCATCAGACCCCCTCATCCGGCAGGGCGGCGGCCGCAGGGGCCTCGCTGCCGCGGCGGTTGAGCTGGTAGTGGCGCTGGGTCATCAGCGCCGCCGCCACCAGGTTGCCGATCAGCATGGCTTCCACCAGACCGTTGAGGCCGCGTTGCCAGTGCAGGGTCAGCAGCCAGCCCAGGGGCACCATCAGCAGCAGGTAGGCAATGCCGTGGATCAGGGTCGGCGCCAAGGCATCCTCGCGTCCGCGCAGAGCATTGGACATGACGCCCTGCCAGGCGTCGAAGGGCATGGCCAGGGCCAGTAGCAGCATGCTCGACAGCGCCGCCGCCAGCAGTTGCGCGTCATGGCTGTACTGCGCCAGCAACGGCCCGGGCAGGGCGGCCAGGAGCAGGGCGCAGAGGGTGCTCAGCGTCACCCCCAGCCACAGGCCGGCCTGGGTCGAGCGGCGGATGTCCGGCAGGTCGCGGTTGCCGTGGGCCATGCCGACCAGGATCGAGGTGGCAAAGCCCACGCCTATGGGAATCATGAACAGGATCGAACGGATGTTGACCAGCACCGCGCAGGCGGCGGCGATCAGCGGCGAGGCCACCCCGGCCATGACCGCGATCAGCATGAAGGCGCCGGCCTCGATGCCGAAGCTCAAGCCGCCGCCGTAGCCGATGCGCCGTTGCATCTGCCATTGCGACCAGCCCCAGGCGAAGCGCCGGTTGATGCCGAAGTCGGCCCGGTCGGCCATGAAGCGGTGCACATAGAGCATGATCGCCAGTGCCATCAGCAGCCTGACCAGGGTGGTGCACCAGGCCGAGCCCAGGGCGCCCATTTCCGGCAGGCCGAAGGCGCCGTAGACCATGGCGTAGCACAGCACCCCGTTGATCAGGTTGCCGCCCAGGATCACCAGCGTGGCGGGCATGGGGCGGGAGATGCCTTCGAGGAAGAACGAATAGGCGATGTAGATCAGGATCGCCGGCAACCCCAGGGCCACCACCCCCATCAGTTGCGCGATGGCCGCAGCCAGGTCCGCCTGGACCCCGAAGCGGCTCAGCAGGGGCAGGCTGGCGGCGCTGGCCAGGGCACACAACAGGCCCAGGCCCAGGGCCTGGACCACGCCGCGCTGAGCGGCCAGGCCGGCGGCGCGCGGGTCTTGCTGGCCGATGGCGATCGAGCCCATGACCAGGATCCCCAGCAGCAGCCCGGCGGCGATCAGCATGTAGGTGTCGGCGATGGCGTGGGTGATGGAGATCGCCGCCAGCGACTCGGTGGCGTAGCGCCCGACCATCATGGTGTCCACCAGCGACAGCAGGAGGAAGCCGATACGCGATACCACGATCGGGCCGGAGAGTCGGGAGAGTTGCAGCAACTTGTCTTTGAAAAGGCTTGAATCGGCCATGGGATGGGCTCCTGGCTGCGGCGCGCGGTCATTGAACCGAAGGTGCGGCGCCGGATGACGATAAGTGGGGGTACAGGGCGGACATGGCCGAGGCCAGCGAGCGCAGCTTGCGGTATTCACCTTCGCGGGCCTGGGGGCTGCTGCCCAGGGTGGCCAGGTGCTGGCGCAAAAAGGCCCGGTAGGGGGCGACGTTGTCCTCGGCGGCAAAGGCCAGCGGGGTTGTCCGGCCGTCCACCGTCAGGGTCAGGCTGGGTTGCGCCACCCGGTTCTGGCTGAAGCCGAAGGTGGTGTGCAGCTGCAGTTCCCCGGCGCTGCCGTACAGGGTGATCCGGGTCGCGTCCCGTTCCTGGTGCGAGGCCCAGGCCGTGCTCATGCGGATCAGCGGGCCGCCCTCGACCTTGAGGCAACTGAAGGACTGGGATTCGACCTCGATGCGGGCCTCGGCGGCCGCGGCCTGCTCGGCGCGCCAGCTGGCCTGGTGTTCTCCGGCGTCGCCTGGCGCGGCCACGTGGTGGTACAGCGCGGCCTCGACCAAGGGGTAGTCCAGCACCTGCAGCGCTACCTCCAGCAGGTGCCAGCCCAGGTCGGCGCCGGAGCCGGCCAGGGCCTGGCCGGCCTGGGTGAACCAGGAGCCAGGGCGTGGTATGCCGCGCTGGCGCCGCCAGCTGATATCCAGGCAATGCAGGGTGCCGATCGCGCCGCCGGCCACCGCCGCGACCAGGGCGCGGACGTCGCTGCGGTGCGAGGCCGCGGCGCTGACCAGCAGCTCGGTGGCACTGGCCCGGCTGCGCTGGATCAGGCATTCGGCCTCGGCCAGGGACAGGCAGGCGGGTTTTTCCAGGATCACGTGCAGGCCCTGGTCCATGGCCCGCAAGGCCTGGTGCACGTGATGCACGTTGGGTGAACAGATCAGCGCCAGGTTGCAGCCGCGCAAGGCCTGGTCGCTCATGCAGCGGTGCCAGCGCGGCGCCGGCGCCAGGGCCGGGAAGGCCCCGGCGGCGTCGGCCTGGGGGTCGATCACCGAGACGATCTGCGCCTGCTGTTGCACCAGCAGCGGCGCCCAGACCTGGCGCACCACCCAACCGGCTCCGACCAGGGCGACACGGGGCTCGATCATTGCGCGCCGACCAGATGCTGGTGGACCTTGGCGATGGCCGCGGCAATGTCCAGGGTGTCCTGCTCGGTGCCGAGCAGGGCCCGGTGGTGGATCCAGATACCGCGCTGGGCCATGCGCTCGCTCACCGGGCAGGCGGCGATGCACTGCTCCAGGTTCTGCCGCGTCGGCGCCGGTGCCTGCCAGTAGCTCGGTATGCGGTACAGCGCCTGGTAGGCGCGAAAGGCCGGAATACCCTCGGCCACCAGGCAGTCCACCACCTGGTTGCGGTCCAGCTGTGGCTGTCCCGGGAGGTCGTCGAGGGTGAACAGGAACATGTAGTAGGGGTGGGTGTGGGCATCCGCGGTACGCACCTGCGGCGTCACCAGCCCCTGGCGCACCAGGGTTTCGCCGAGCAGGTGGGCGTTGTGCTGGCGTACCCGGGTCTGCTGTTCCAGGCGCCCGAGCTGGGCACTGAGCACGGCGGCGCTGAACTCGCTCAAGCGGGCATTGGTGCCGACCACGGTGTGCTGGTAGCTGCGATCCCCCAGGGGCCGCCCGACGTTGCCGTAGAGGAAGACCTTTTCCCGCAGTTCTTCGTTGGGGCACAGCACCAGGCCGCCTTCGCCGGCGGTCATCAGCTTGAAGTTCTGGAAGCTGAAGCAGGCCAGGGAGCCGTATTCACCGATCCCGGTATCGCCCAGGCCGCGTGCGC encodes the following:
- a CDS encoding efflux RND transporter permease subunit, with protein sequence MATSTFERWLKRYRFWLFTLTLILVAVLSWGMTSIRFAADYRAFFPEGEKTVEQLDALHRQFGKSDTLLFVIKNPKGTMFTRAYLEQLHELTQRAWHIPHAYRVDSVTNFQHVFAEDDTVHVEALVREPADLTPAHIQLMERLGRNDIELVKRLVSSDGQTVGVLVTLQFPPQTLDAALAATAEGQRLLDDFARNNPGLQVHLTGLAAVEAAYPQAAQQDMAVLTPLMYLIILLASVLMLRSLGALLVVLIAISLATAATLGASGWLGFEATALTGLLPTIVLATSVAEIMHVLSAARQMSGQYGERRVDLACAAIKDTIKPIAIGTATNAVGFYSLVFAASPPYKEFGVLAAIGAVMALLVTLSVAAVLIPLLRLKPLEGAASRRYSAYMEPLLRYPKLCLLGFVVLFVLAIEPARHNLINDRIVENFDTSIPVRNATEFAMDNLSGIYRLEYVATSSKGDISDPAFLQELDRFAQWLRTQPEVDSVTTLGDALKKLNQTMNGGRPEDYRLPVDPALAAQMLLVYEMSLPFGLDLGSQINIDKSATRLVVTLTRLDTQQIRDIKQRADDWWQANARRSALIPGLGTGEAVVFANLTHISIEYMVNGLLFELLTITLMVAFFLRNAGLGLISVLPNIFPFFIMFGLWGLWRGEINTAAINVCVVVYGLIVEATIHIMSHYKGLRLEQGHSPREALRLTYQHVLPSVFANSVILASGFMVMTLSPFSMNADFGLLAVIAIFLGLIFDALCLPLVLLTFDRFLWGRAATRLAPREA
- a CDS encoding outer membrane lipoprotein-sorting protein, with amino-acid sequence MNHKAAFSACLSLCALLHQAPTLASPEQELGQQYAHRWRDSDLGYQDTSARIRLTLVEKEGARTDRFMRMNSFETASTAVGDKVLLTFEAPENIKNSRVLIHSKIKEGDQVWLYLPALKRVKRVAAADRSGSFSGSEFSYEDIGSMEVGNYDYQWLRDEPCGDAQCAVVKQVPLYPYSGYSSIWVWYNKADYRQMKTEYYDRKGSKFKTLTLDGYQLFLGRYWRALNMTMVNHITGRQTLLVSSDVQFRTGIGEDAFEPARLGNLTQ
- a CDS encoding bis-aminopropyl spermidine synthase family protein, with the protein product MHTVTATGSELQATLATLPGASGAQAAALDDLLAKLGRPQRIYQLLSSRLTVRQVLWCLAQLLADGRVGQVPGTDAPRFVWQGVPDTPAPGHGLHLVSDDCLQLNPHFREILADLVSDKQNRYSQSIETYETLVRRYKIMQSLGDLNHEALLLLGDDALFSLFLAVHGYRRQIVVADIDPQLLATIARVAAQQGFDNIEVVHYDVFEPLPPSLRGRFDCFAVNGFKDLGGLLMFVGRALQALKAPAAMASGYLNFGSHEVPSAARVQEEAELYQTLLRFGMYLDYCVPCPETHVGPDFEEAFSASARRLAQVPPAMRLAACEVELQGLYRAFEQLSWVQMANFPDIQLSPLKMGRCRVVERNDREISRFLRLGQLYAGGAVNAR
- a CDS encoding PIG-L deacetylase family protein, whose translation is MPAEAPRGRVVVLSPHPDDAVWSLGSGLVPWAGGRQIVLLSLFAGDAGPAIARAHASEQRWRCFASPGQRRQEDQRAAALLGCACSSLGAQDAALRLDGHGEFLHASPQSLFLTPDPAAWPEPDPGLLQRLRGCLRPQDVLCAPLAIGAHVDHCLTHRLARALDHRLFFYSDFPYVEQCSPQRELEHMQALGLRLRPRDIACSWSRWREAALCYRSQVLMLFGSQGRFLDALKRHSRAQGERAFCRIWSTRAM
- a CDS encoding glycosyltransferase family 2 protein; its protein translation is MQLSVIIPVHAKAERLRLTLASLRRQQQRCQFETLIVADAAQPAVMAQLAALSDVRILHSPGLGRAAARNLGASLAQGEVLLFLDDDILVRDGFFEAHLQAQRAQAGLVHGRLRELIALSTLSDPALGCPGCPPILPEDLLAGRWSADGARLVANPLEQAAEHPRASQWPWLGSAGANISVSRSAWQQVGGFDASYGRRWGMEDLDLGYRLWRAGVRLSLAPAACGYHMSHHNPQRWQDHRHNLELFQAQAPIAEALALDQLLSPTGSLQRYIARVDQIRQNALSPCARE
- a CDS encoding MATE family efflux transporter; this encodes MADSSLFKDKLLQLSRLSGPIVVSRIGFLLLSLVDTMMVGRYATESLAAISITHAIADTYMLIAAGLLLGILVMGSIAIGQQDPRAAGLAAQRGVVQALGLGLLCALASAASLPLLSRFGVQADLAAAIAQLMGVVALGLPAILIYIAYSFFLEGISRPMPATLVILGGNLINGVLCYAMVYGAFGLPEMGALGSAWCTTLVRLLMALAIMLYVHRFMADRADFGINRRFAWGWSQWQMQRRIGYGGGLSFGIEAGAFMLIAVMAGVASPLIAAACAVLVNIRSILFMIPIGVGFATSILVGMAHGNRDLPDIRRSTQAGLWLGVTLSTLCALLLAALPGPLLAQYSHDAQLLAAALSSMLLLALAMPFDAWQGVMSNALRGREDALAPTLIHGIAYLLLMVPLGWLLTLHWQRGLNGLVEAMLIGNLVAAALMTQRHYQLNRRGSEAPAAAALPDEGV
- a CDS encoding Gfo/Idh/MocA family protein; amino-acid sequence: MIEPRVALVGAGWVVRQVWAPLLVQQQAQIVSVIDPQADAAGAFPALAPAPRWHRCMSDQALRGCNLALICSPNVHHVHQALRAMDQGLHVILEKPACLSLAEAECLIQRSRASATELLVSAAASHRSDVRALVAAVAGGAIGTLHCLDISWRRQRGIPRPGSWFTQAGQALAGSGADLGWHLLEVALQVLDYPLVEAALYHHVAAPGDAGEHQASWRAEQAAAAEARIEVESQSFSCLKVEGGPLIRMSTAWASHQERDATRITLYGSAGELQLHTTFGFSQNRVAQPSLTLTVDGRTTPLAFAAEDNVAPYRAFLRQHLATLGSSPQAREGEYRKLRSLASAMSALYPHLSSSGAAPSVQ
- a CDS encoding DegT/DnrJ/EryC1/StrS family aminotransferase, with the translated sequence MTLAIHGGTPVRQTPYPDWPQFGVEEENALLRSLHQGQWWRMQGRENLDFEQAFAQLHGGHSAFAVSNGTVALEIALQAAGIGPGDEVIVPAFTFISTSMACQRIGATAIAVDVLADTLCIDPAAVLASIGPRTRAIIAVHMAGHLCDMHSLARIADQHRLVIIQDAAHAHGARGLGDTGIGEYGSLACFSFQNFKLMTAGEGGLVLCPNEELREKVFLYGNVGRPLGDRSYQHTVVGTNARLSEFSAAVLSAQLGRLEQQTRVRQHNAHLLGETLVRQGLVTPQVRTADAHTHPYYMFLFTLDDLPGQPQLDRNQVVDCLVAEGIPAFRAYQALYRIPSYWQAPAPTRQNLEQCIAACPVSERMAQRGIWIHHRALLGTEQDTLDIAAAIAKVHQHLVGAQ